In Cystobacter fuscus DSM 2262, a single window of DNA contains:
- a CDS encoding acyl-CoA desaturase, giving the protein MITLFFVTHWGLSILMQSLFLHRYAAHQMYTMGPRTERALHLLTLVAQGSSYLEPRTYALLHREHHAFADTEKDPHSPAIHRNPFRMMLETARRYSDYFSGRKLPEARFLGRYPEWPFIDRTFNKWPVRIGCGALYTLFYWRFATRRWQFLALPIHFVMGPLHGAIVNWCGHRYGYRNFSTRDLSRNSLPVDAVCMGELFQNNHHARPANPNFAVRRFEFDPTWWVMKLLARMRLIHITHAPASPADRAQAQPLPLEGWRVSTALISAPSISASEEIHIHSSRTMMPPKAP; this is encoded by the coding sequence ATGATCACTCTCTTCTTTGTCACCCACTGGGGACTCTCCATCTTGATGCAGAGTCTATTCCTGCACCGCTACGCGGCTCACCAGATGTACACCATGGGGCCGCGCACCGAGCGCGCCCTGCACCTGTTGACCCTGGTCGCCCAGGGCTCGAGCTACCTCGAGCCACGAACCTACGCGCTCCTCCACCGCGAGCATCACGCCTTCGCCGACACGGAGAAGGATCCCCATTCGCCCGCCATCCACCGCAACCCCTTCCGGATGATGCTGGAGACGGCGCGGCGCTACTCCGATTACTTCTCGGGACGAAAGCTCCCCGAGGCTCGCTTCCTCGGTCGGTATCCCGAATGGCCTTTCATCGACCGCACGTTCAACAAGTGGCCGGTACGCATTGGCTGCGGAGCGCTCTACACCCTGTTCTACTGGCGCTTCGCCACCCGGCGCTGGCAATTCCTGGCCCTGCCCATCCACTTCGTGATGGGCCCGCTGCACGGGGCCATCGTCAACTGGTGCGGCCACCGCTACGGCTACCGCAACTTCTCCACCCGGGATCTGTCCCGCAACTCGCTGCCCGTGGACGCGGTGTGCATGGGGGAACTGTTCCAGAACAATCACCACGCCCGGCCGGCGAACCCGAACTTCGCCGTCCGGCGCTTCGAGTTCGATCCCACCTGGTGGGTGATGAAGCTGCTGGCCCGCATGCGGCTCATTCACATCACTCACGCCCCGGCGTCGCCAGCGGACCGCGCCCAGGCTCAGCCGTTGCCTCTCGAGGGGTGGCGGGTGAGCACGGCGTTGATCTCGGCGCCCAGCATCAGCGCGAGCGAGGAGATCCACATCCACAGCAGCAGGACGATGATGCCTCCCAAGGCCCCATAG
- a CDS encoding cation:proton antiporter, protein MANLWFVVIGVLLIFMALSGALLKRLPLSSSLVYLAVGYALGCLGAAYLAPSTHMHVLERLTEVAVIVSLFGAGLKLRLPLRDSNWRLPLRLALGAMVLTVGLLALGGVALGLPPGAAILLGAMLAPTDPVLASDVQVTHPLDTDRLRFGLTGEAGFNDGIAFPFVMLGLGLLGLHDLGTGGWRWVVVDVLWAVTGGLVIGWVLGGAVGRLVVFLRRAHKEAVGLDDFLALGLISLAYGVSLWAHAYGFLAVFAAGLSLRRMEARSTAVRAPTDVVAMAAVGQAEEVVIRPETASACMAQAVLGFTEQLERMGEVALMVLVGMMLATLGFEWEGFLLALLLLFVVRPASVALLTVGTHSSPEQRVLIAWFGIRGIGSLYYLFYALTHGLEPALGERLTHFVLVAVAMSAVLHGVSATPLMTWYSRRRPPGASAG, encoded by the coding sequence ATGGCCAACCTGTGGTTTGTCGTCATCGGCGTCCTCCTCATCTTCATGGCCCTCTCGGGCGCGCTCCTCAAGCGGCTGCCCTTGTCCTCGTCGCTGGTGTACCTGGCGGTGGGGTATGCCCTGGGCTGCCTGGGCGCCGCCTACCTCGCCCCCTCCACGCACATGCACGTGCTGGAGCGCCTGACGGAGGTGGCCGTCATTGTCTCCCTCTTCGGAGCGGGGCTGAAACTGCGGCTTCCGCTCCGGGACAGCAACTGGCGGCTGCCCCTGCGGCTGGCATTGGGCGCCATGGTGTTGACGGTGGGGTTGCTCGCCCTCGGAGGCGTCGCCCTGGGCCTTCCGCCAGGGGCCGCCATCCTGCTGGGAGCGATGCTGGCCCCCACGGATCCTGTCCTCGCCTCGGACGTGCAGGTGACGCACCCCCTGGACACGGACCGGCTCCGCTTTGGCCTCACGGGCGAGGCGGGGTTCAACGACGGCATCGCCTTTCCCTTCGTCATGCTGGGGTTGGGGCTGCTGGGACTTCATGATCTCGGCACGGGCGGCTGGCGGTGGGTGGTCGTGGATGTCCTATGGGCGGTGACGGGGGGCCTGGTCATTGGCTGGGTGCTGGGAGGGGCCGTGGGACGGTTGGTGGTGTTCCTGCGGCGGGCGCACAAGGAGGCGGTGGGACTCGACGACTTCCTCGCGCTGGGCCTCATCTCGCTGGCGTATGGCGTGTCCCTCTGGGCCCACGCCTATGGGTTCCTCGCCGTGTTCGCGGCGGGCCTCTCCTTGCGGCGCATGGAGGCGCGCTCCACGGCGGTACGAGCGCCCACGGACGTCGTGGCCATGGCCGCGGTGGGGCAGGCCGAAGAGGTCGTCATTCGCCCGGAGACGGCTTCGGCTTGCATGGCCCAGGCGGTGCTTGGCTTTACCGAGCAACTCGAGAGGATGGGCGAGGTGGCGCTCATGGTGCTGGTGGGAATGATGCTGGCCACCCTGGGCTTCGAGTGGGAAGGTTTTCTCCTGGCGCTTCTCCTTCTGTTCGTGGTGCGCCCCGCCTCGGTGGCGCTCCTCACCGTGGGCACGCACAGTTCCCCCGAACAGCGCGTGCTCATCGCCTGGTTTGGCATCCGCGGTATCGGCTCGCTGTACTACCTGTTCTACGCACTCACGCACGGCCTCGAGCCCGCGCTCGGAGAGCGGCTGACGCACTTCGTCCTGGTCGCGGTCGCCATGTCCGCGGTCCTGCATGGCGTTTCGGCGACCCCCCTCATGACATGGTACTCGAGGCGAAGGCCCCCGGGCGCATCGGCGGGATAG
- a CDS encoding serine/threonine-protein kinase, with translation MEEPHLARERAPPPFAIAGYHLEEVLARGGFGTLVRARREQDGERVALKVAHPEFPLAWAQLHREAAVLRALGPPTVPAVYEVGTFIAKEVPYIAMQLITQPTLAELLARRGAPLPTDMFARCALALVDALAVVHTRGFVHGDLKPENIYYDDAAGRAGFFDFGLSRALHAPVEPMPEGTRFIPSEGAFAGTAEYMAPEQCEGRADLDARADLYALGVILYELLTGQPPFFGKQADVLQAHLSRRPPRPGELAPIPESLEQVVLRCLVKERDRRFGRAEDVGSALREALSRQEQPRPRALTPPPHLRLVHPAPRRRTVAVLFFRSSATPVTLQKVLASFGGHLAFHEDSRFAGVFEPDAGDKPLQHALRAAEGLVAQELATATLLDLLSVVVQPRPGGPPRYLGNALSRNEPELGQDGAPPLLLTRTAVEALQEKQCVPVPERPGFFRIATLAVAPQDVTDLCLESGELLGRDGELAELERSASLALEEQAPALVTVLGGWGHGKSHLGATLVQRLQVRLPHARVYSWRARQPIQGGLEGSLRMLIRAALGPAWLEKQLPEEMGRATCLELLGPALSTELWPGVASALGWLTHTASEVRSRAAAPGALRSLAMRAAGELLAARARRQPLCFILDDAHYAEETVLDALEYATRAGTRHPLWVCVLARAGFARGRASSGTRAEHHRRLELAPLSLASAMELCRQHLHPAENIPAEALARLAHHAQRVPLLIVELMRGLKRQGLVRQHTSGGSWYLATDELDRIPELHLVEWLVERELNTLPGELAAHARLCALLGPDFTLEETEDVVRELDRTGGAEDFPLDPRHATRRLLEQGLLVDDGRGNLGFRNELLRAIVARTLPKQDQTRIHRAAYRHHRRELRSGERQRMPRLALHAAAAGLRQEAAAIYGDLADSARARHAYLEAESTYTRKLELLDEGDAWRRRLALRGRGLMRYRVGRYEDSLADFAEARTLAQRMGAVGEEVGLLLDESMALDWMNDYGRSEARVVEARRLLLSAGLCSALLEARVLLGLGRAQLRKGLWEEARVLLEEAATRARGLGDAGYESLVVSLLMLAAILPTLGRIGEAGLIFEEVIAACDRRGDRLHLGSAINNRRNLWVAREDLQSALRDQERVMQLGRELGMVGWEYFAEYNMGELLYQAGDTRAALPHITRAIALERRYPEVAPRPWALLLEARVLAFSGEDARAREVFSAVCQEVERVGARFSPAEEVLLHSVELATREASAEEWRELQARCDRCSTEQEPLEVLELRALARLRRGGREEAVGLLVEALRRAALIPNLMRARLRRSLERASLPGTA, from the coding sequence ATGGAAGAGCCGCACCTCGCGCGTGAGCGCGCCCCGCCCCCGTTCGCCATCGCCGGCTACCACCTGGAAGAAGTGTTGGCGCGGGGGGGGTTCGGCACGCTCGTGCGCGCGCGCCGGGAACAGGACGGGGAGCGGGTGGCCCTCAAGGTGGCTCACCCGGAGTTCCCGCTGGCCTGGGCGCAGCTGCACCGGGAAGCCGCCGTGCTGCGTGCCCTGGGGCCCCCCACCGTCCCCGCCGTGTACGAGGTGGGCACCTTCATCGCCAAGGAGGTGCCGTACATCGCCATGCAGCTCATCACCCAGCCCACGCTGGCCGAGCTGCTGGCACGGCGGGGCGCGCCCCTGCCCACCGACATGTTCGCCCGGTGTGCCCTGGCCCTGGTGGACGCCCTGGCGGTGGTGCACACGCGCGGCTTCGTCCACGGCGATCTCAAACCGGAGAACATCTATTACGACGACGCGGCGGGCCGGGCCGGCTTCTTCGACTTCGGCCTGTCGCGCGCGCTGCACGCCCCGGTGGAGCCGATGCCCGAAGGCACCCGGTTCATCCCCTCCGAAGGCGCCTTCGCGGGAACGGCCGAGTACATGGCGCCCGAGCAGTGCGAGGGGCGAGCGGACCTGGACGCGCGCGCGGACCTCTACGCCCTGGGCGTCATCCTCTACGAGCTGCTCACCGGACAGCCGCCCTTCTTCGGCAAGCAAGCGGATGTGCTCCAGGCCCACCTCTCGCGCCGTCCCCCCCGGCCCGGAGAGCTGGCCCCCATCCCCGAGTCGCTCGAGCAGGTGGTGTTGCGCTGCCTCGTCAAGGAGCGCGACCGGCGCTTCGGGCGCGCGGAGGACGTCGGGAGCGCGCTCCGGGAGGCCCTGTCCCGCCAGGAGCAGCCGCGCCCGCGCGCCCTGACGCCCCCACCCCACCTGCGGCTGGTGCATCCCGCGCCCCGCCGGCGCACCGTCGCGGTGCTCTTCTTCCGCTCCAGCGCCACCCCCGTCACCCTCCAGAAGGTGCTCGCCAGCTTCGGCGGGCACCTGGCCTTCCACGAAGACAGCCGGTTCGCCGGCGTGTTCGAGCCAGACGCGGGTGACAAGCCCCTGCAGCACGCCCTGCGAGCCGCGGAGGGACTCGTGGCCCAGGAGCTGGCGACGGCCACGCTGTTGGATTTGCTGTCCGTGGTGGTCCAGCCGCGCCCCGGTGGTCCACCGCGCTACCTGGGCAATGCCCTCTCCCGGAACGAACCCGAGCTCGGGCAGGACGGCGCCCCTCCCCTCCTGCTCACCCGTACCGCGGTGGAGGCCCTGCAAGAGAAGCAGTGCGTCCCCGTCCCCGAGCGGCCAGGTTTCTTCCGGATCGCCACGCTCGCGGTCGCCCCCCAGGACGTCACCGACCTGTGCCTCGAGAGCGGGGAGCTTTTGGGCCGCGATGGGGAGCTCGCGGAACTGGAGCGCAGCGCGAGCCTGGCCCTGGAGGAGCAGGCACCCGCGCTCGTCACCGTGCTGGGGGGCTGGGGCCACGGCAAGAGCCACCTGGGCGCCACCCTCGTCCAACGGCTCCAGGTCCGGCTGCCCCACGCGCGCGTGTACTCCTGGCGCGCCCGTCAACCCATCCAGGGCGGCCTGGAGGGCTCGCTGCGCATGCTGATCCGCGCCGCGCTCGGCCCCGCCTGGCTGGAGAAGCAGCTGCCCGAGGAAATGGGCCGGGCCACCTGCCTCGAGCTGCTGGGGCCCGCGCTGAGCACGGAGCTGTGGCCCGGCGTGGCCTCCGCCCTGGGCTGGCTGACCCACACGGCCTCCGAGGTGCGCAGCCGGGCCGCGGCGCCCGGCGCGCTGCGCTCGCTGGCCATGCGCGCCGCGGGCGAGCTGCTGGCCGCGCGCGCCCGCCGCCAGCCCCTGTGCTTCATCCTCGACGATGCCCACTACGCCGAGGAGACGGTCCTGGACGCGCTGGAGTACGCGACCCGGGCGGGCACCCGCCATCCCCTCTGGGTATGCGTGCTGGCCCGCGCGGGCTTCGCGCGGGGCCGGGCCTCCTCGGGCACGCGCGCCGAGCACCACCGCCGCCTCGAGCTCGCGCCCCTGTCCCTGGCCAGCGCGATGGAGCTGTGCCGCCAGCACCTCCACCCGGCGGAGAACATCCCCGCCGAGGCGCTGGCGCGGCTCGCCCACCACGCCCAGCGCGTTCCCCTGCTCATCGTGGAGCTGATGCGCGGCCTCAAGCGCCAGGGGTTGGTGCGCCAGCACACCAGCGGTGGCAGCTGGTACCTGGCCACGGACGAGCTGGACCGGATTCCGGAGCTGCACCTGGTGGAGTGGCTGGTGGAGCGCGAGCTGAACACCCTGCCCGGGGAGCTCGCCGCGCACGCGCGACTGTGCGCGCTGCTCGGCCCGGACTTCACCCTCGAGGAGACCGAGGACGTGGTGCGGGAGCTGGATCGCACCGGGGGCGCGGAGGACTTCCCGTTGGATCCCCGCCACGCCACCCGCCGGCTGCTGGAGCAGGGGCTCCTGGTGGATGACGGCAGGGGCAACCTCGGCTTCCGCAACGAGCTGCTGCGCGCCATCGTGGCACGCACCCTGCCCAAGCAGGATCAGACGCGCATCCACCGGGCGGCCTACCGCCACCACCGGCGCGAGCTGAGGAGCGGGGAGCGCCAGCGCATGCCCCGGCTGGCCCTGCACGCCGCCGCCGCCGGCCTGCGCCAGGAGGCCGCCGCGATCTACGGCGACCTGGCGGACTCCGCCCGTGCGCGCCACGCCTACCTGGAGGCCGAGTCCACCTACACCCGGAAGTTGGAGCTGTTGGACGAGGGCGACGCGTGGCGCCGCCGCCTCGCCCTGCGTGGACGAGGCCTCATGCGCTACCGCGTGGGGCGCTACGAGGACTCGCTGGCGGACTTCGCCGAGGCCAGGACGCTGGCCCAGCGCATGGGCGCGGTGGGTGAGGAGGTGGGACTGCTGCTGGACGAGTCCATGGCCCTGGACTGGATGAACGACTATGGCCGCTCCGAGGCCCGGGTGGTGGAAGCGCGGCGGCTGCTGCTCTCCGCCGGGCTGTGCTCCGCCCTGCTCGAGGCGCGGGTGCTGCTGGGACTGGGGCGCGCACAGCTGCGCAAGGGCCTCTGGGAGGAAGCCCGTGTCCTCCTGGAGGAGGCCGCCACGCGCGCGCGCGGGTTGGGCGACGCCGGGTACGAGTCACTGGTGGTGTCCCTGTTGATGCTGGCCGCCATCCTCCCCACGCTGGGCCGCATCGGCGAGGCCGGGCTCATCTTCGAGGAGGTCATCGCCGCGTGCGACCGGCGAGGAGACCGGCTCCACCTGGGCAGCGCCATCAACAACCGCCGCAACCTCTGGGTGGCGCGCGAGGACTTGCAGAGCGCGTTGAGGGACCAGGAGCGCGTCATGCAACTGGGGCGCGAGCTGGGCATGGTGGGCTGGGAGTACTTCGCCGAGTACAACATGGGGGAGTTGCTCTACCAGGCGGGAGACACGCGGGCGGCGCTGCCCCACATCACCCGCGCCATCGCGCTGGAGCGGCGCTATCCGGAGGTGGCGCCCCGGCCCTGGGCCTTGTTGCTGGAGGCGCGGGTGCTGGCGTTCTCCGGGGAGGACGCGCGGGCCCGCGAGGTGTTCAGCGCGGTGTGCCAGGAGGTGGAGCGCGTCGGGGCCCGCTTCAGTCCCGCCGAGGAGGTGCTCCTGCACTCGGTGGAGCTGGCCACCCGCGAGGCGAGCGCCGAGGAATGGCGCGAGCTCCAGGCCCGCTGCGACAGGTGCTCGACGGAGCAGGAGCCGCTGGAGGTGCTGGAGCTGCGAGCGCTGGCGCGGCTGCGGCGGGGCGGGCGCGAGGAGGCGGTGGGCCTGCTGGTGGAGGCCCTGCGCCGCGCCGCCCTCATTCCCAATCTCATGCGGGCACGGCTGCGGCGCAGCCTGGAGCGGGCGAGCCTCCCGGGAACGGCGTGA